Proteins encoded within one genomic window of Aurantiacibacter spongiae:
- a CDS encoding EAL domain-containing protein has product MFRTFGAQRTDPVRVPDAEATAAGLTSLSDSERLSIIDSFEQSGTVWLWATDPHNRLIYLSPSAIACFGEDRRVIGEQIGTLVETRPDEDSEGQTRPFSFLISARTKFSDLRVRLIGAGGKDVWWALSGKPAYDGEQNFLGYRGSVKDITASYEEQVTSSRLAEYDSLTGLSNRHRMSKRLAATLNAYRVEQRSCAIMMLDLDRFKQVNDTLGHPAGDELLRQVSQRLERVVPEGTEIGRLGGDEFQLILPDVDDRGKLGDIALRTIQMISQPYSIEGSRAIIGTSVGIAVAPYDGIEPDELVKAADLALYAAKGGGRGQYRFYSNDLKDSAQDRREIEEELRDALARGDLEMHYQPCVDAKTYKVRGFEALMRWNHPERGYISPATFIPIAEDSNLIVAIGEWAMKQACRDAAEWPDTIGVAVNVSAQQFSSDELPRTVSNALAASGLDPARLELEVTESVFMGDTYAVEKMFGELKKIGVRLALDDFGTGYSSLGYLKKAPFDKIKIDQSFVRGCTEDSNSNAAIITAIVSLAQATGMDTTAEGVEAMDELKLVANLGAKLVQGFIFSRAVPQATLMEKLQDGNFTYEPVGPSKHRSERRSVFRRIGVIHEDHHYEALLRNLSRTGAMIEGLLDVPVGTDLVLDLGQGQLVVGQVRRSQDATQGLSFETPLVSDGADGLCTRHRISPYALAAAGMPLAALPAGNYSIQSDRHGPQRPPRFMQVDVTSSSQRAN; this is encoded by the coding sequence ATGTTCAGGACATTCGGCGCGCAGCGCACCGATCCGGTTCGCGTGCCCGATGCGGAGGCGACCGCGGCCGGGCTTACGTCGCTGTCCGACAGCGAGCGGCTGTCGATCATCGACAGTTTCGAGCAATCCGGCACCGTCTGGCTGTGGGCGACCGATCCCCACAACCGCCTCATTTATCTCTCCCCTTCCGCCATTGCCTGTTTCGGCGAGGACCGCCGTGTGATCGGCGAACAGATCGGCACGCTCGTGGAGACGCGGCCAGACGAGGATTCCGAAGGACAGACTCGGCCGTTTTCCTTCCTCATCAGCGCGCGCACGAAGTTTTCCGATCTGCGGGTTCGCCTCATCGGCGCCGGGGGCAAGGATGTGTGGTGGGCGCTTTCGGGCAAGCCTGCCTATGACGGCGAACAGAACTTCCTGGGCTATCGAGGAAGCGTGAAGGACATCACGGCTTCCTACGAAGAGCAGGTCACGTCCTCGCGCCTTGCCGAATACGATTCGCTCACCGGTCTTTCCAACCGCCACCGTATGAGCAAGCGGCTGGCCGCGACGCTCAACGCATACCGGGTGGAACAGCGATCCTGCGCGATCATGATGCTGGATCTCGACCGCTTCAAGCAGGTCAACGACACGCTCGGCCACCCGGCGGGCGATGAGCTGCTGCGACAGGTTTCGCAGCGGCTCGAGCGCGTGGTGCCCGAGGGAACCGAGATCGGCCGGCTGGGCGGCGACGAATTCCAGCTGATCCTGCCCGATGTCGACGACCGCGGGAAGCTGGGCGATATCGCCCTGCGCACCATTCAGATGATTTCCCAGCCCTATTCGATCGAAGGGTCGCGGGCGATCATCGGAACGTCGGTGGGGATCGCCGTCGCCCCGTATGACGGGATCGAGCCGGACGAACTGGTGAAGGCGGCGGACCTTGCCCTGTATGCGGCGAAGGGCGGCGGCAGGGGCCAGTACCGCTTCTATTCGAACGACCTCAAGGATTCGGCGCAGGACCGGCGGGAAATCGAGGAGGAGCTGCGCGACGCGCTCGCCCGCGGTGATCTGGAAATGCATTACCAGCCCTGCGTCGATGCGAAGACCTACAAGGTTCGCGGATTCGAGGCGCTGATGCGCTGGAACCACCCGGAACGCGGCTATATCAGCCCGGCAACCTTCATCCCCATCGCCGAAGACAGCAACCTCATCGTCGCCATCGGCGAATGGGCGATGAAGCAGGCGTGCCGGGATGCGGCCGAATGGCCCGATACCATAGGTGTCGCCGTCAACGTATCGGCGCAGCAGTTCAGTTCGGACGAGCTGCCCCGCACGGTGTCGAACGCGCTCGCCGCGTCCGGTCTCGATCCCGCGCGGCTCGAACTCGAGGTGACCGAGAGCGTGTTCATGGGCGACACCTACGCGGTCGAGAAGATGTTCGGCGAACTCAAGAAGATCGGCGTGCGTCTGGCGCTGGACGATTTCGGCACCGGCTATTCCTCGCTCGGCTATCTGAAAAAGGCGCCGTTCGACAAGATCAAGATCGACCAGAGCTTCGTGCGCGGCTGTACCGAGGACAGCAATTCCAACGCCGCGATCATAACCGCCATCGTCAGCCTCGCCCAGGCGACCGGCATGGACACGACCGCCGAGGGGGTGGAAGCGATGGACGAGCTCAAGCTGGTCGCGAACCTCGGCGCGAAGCTCGTCCAGGGCTTCATCTTCTCGCGCGCGGTGCCGCAGGCCACGCTGATGGAAAAGCTGCAGGACGGCAATTTCACCTACGAACCCGTCGGTCCGTCCAAGCACCGGTCGGAGCGCCGTTCCGTGTTCCGGCGCATCGGCGTCATCCACGAGGATCATCACTACGAGGCGCTGCTGCGCAACCTTTCGCGCACCGGGGCGATGATCGAGGGACTGCTGGACGTTCCCGTCGGCACCGACCTCGTTCTCGATCTGGGGCAGGGGCAGCTCGTCGTCGGCCAGGTGCGCCGTTCGCAGGATGCGACGCAGGGACTGTCGTTCGAGACTCCGCTGGTCAGCGACGGCGCGGACGGCCTGTGCACGCGCCACCGCATTTCGCCTTACGCGCTCGCGGCTGCGGGAATGCCGCTGGCCGCGCTGCCGGCGGGCAATTACTCGATCCAGAGCGACCGGCACGGTCCCCAGCGCCCGCCGCGCTTCATGCAGGTCGATGTCACCTCCAGCTCGCAGCGGGCCAATTGA
- a CDS encoding EAL domain-containing protein, protein MKAARDTPTGEVDQSTRIRAPSGDADPPREVPGGASPPGDMAASPRVRAKRPLRADRRQKQRRDSAGERSLEPDDAPFVKGQWFPARWPYLILAMLASIGAALAVATRAPSWPTVAMFVLSIGGVSCLRRVHDEAMDRTALGKSMATALAIVLPLFLFGVAMTRWAHRAGLEWDIALAAMVCVSGLAAVYLRRQPGVMFAAFIAIWSAAGISHASLVGIVAMLVGLIAAVLVSREELAQEERENAWRDAQERIRTRAQDILADYEETGQGWFWETDRRSQLTYVSPAVADAIGAAQDETIGRPLTALFDMGDTGREGERTLMFHLSARSAFSELAVRAAIADEERWWSVSGRPIYDRFDNFVGFRGSGTDLTERKRSQENASRLAHYDSLTGLANRFHMSRSLETILGAPQEANRACAVMLLDLDRFKQVNDTLGHPVGDELLKQVAQRLERAVAKRGQVGRLGGDEFKVIVPTRVGRKVLAELGQEIIHSLSQPYSIDGNRVTIGASVGIALSPDHGTTSEELIRNADLALYAAKDGGRGRYHFYATDLHADAEARAEMEGDLRDAIAKGELQLFYQPVVASASEQIAGFEALMRWHHPVKGWIPPNLFIESAEETGLIQQMGDWALRQACEDVANWPESVRVAVNVSPIQFSNPQLPAIVTGAVSRAGIDPSRLELEITESVFLNDDAGTDAMFAALKGIGVRLALDDFGTGYSSLGYLKKAPFDKIKIDQSFVRGATEEGSRNRAIIASITSLAHALGMDTTAEGVETLDELDLVRMHGCSHVQGFIYERPLSFDKASELLSSGLAAVARGPQSSRAPRNTMLRKVVLDHQGQLYNGTIRNLSVTGALIEGLWNVPKGTIFKVHISQEHAVTCTARWSEDDRMGVEFAVPLSRDHKGGIAAIQLPAALQAQAQNVEPARAQA, encoded by the coding sequence ATGAAGGCGGCCCGTGACACACCCACCGGAGAAGTGGACCAGTCGACACGTATCCGCGCGCCTTCCGGCGATGCCGACCCGCCGCGCGAGGTGCCCGGCGGTGCCTCCCCGCCCGGTGACATGGCCGCATCGCCACGGGTCCGCGCGAAGCGGCCGCTGCGTGCCGACAGGCGACAGAAGCAACGCCGCGATTCCGCCGGCGAGCGATCTCTCGAACCGGACGATGCGCCCTTCGTGAAGGGGCAGTGGTTCCCGGCGCGCTGGCCGTATCTGATCCTGGCGATGCTCGCGTCGATCGGGGCCGCCCTGGCGGTCGCGACAAGAGCTCCGTCATGGCCGACCGTGGCGATGTTCGTCCTGTCGATCGGAGGCGTTTCGTGCCTGCGCCGGGTTCACGACGAAGCGATGGACCGCACGGCCCTGGGCAAGAGCATGGCCACGGCGCTCGCGATCGTCCTGCCGTTGTTCCTGTTCGGCGTCGCCATGACGCGCTGGGCGCACCGGGCCGGGCTGGAGTGGGACATCGCCCTGGCGGCGATGGTCTGCGTGTCGGGTCTCGCGGCGGTCTATCTGCGCCGCCAGCCGGGGGTCATGTTCGCCGCCTTCATCGCCATCTGGAGCGCGGCCGGCATTTCGCACGCATCGCTTGTCGGGATCGTCGCGATGCTTGTCGGGCTGATTGCCGCCGTGCTGGTCAGCCGGGAGGAACTGGCGCAGGAAGAGCGCGAGAATGCCTGGCGCGACGCCCAGGAACGCATCCGCACCCGCGCGCAGGACATTCTCGCCGATTACGAGGAAACGGGACAAGGCTGGTTCTGGGAAACCGACCGTCGCTCGCAACTGACCTATGTTTCGCCGGCGGTTGCCGATGCCATCGGGGCGGCACAAGACGAGACGATCGGCAGGCCGCTGACGGCGCTGTTCGACATGGGCGATACGGGCCGCGAGGGGGAGCGCACGCTGATGTTCCACCTGTCCGCCCGCTCCGCCTTCTCCGAACTGGCGGTGCGCGCCGCCATCGCCGACGAGGAACGCTGGTGGTCGGTCTCGGGTCGGCCGATCTATGACCGGTTCGACAATTTCGTCGGTTTCCGCGGGTCGGGCACCGATCTCACCGAACGCAAGCGCAGCCAGGAAAACGCCAGCCGGCTGGCGCATTACGATTCGCTCACCGGCCTCGCCAACCGTTTCCACATGTCACGCAGCCTCGAAACCATCCTCGGGGCGCCACAGGAAGCCAATCGTGCGTGCGCGGTGATGCTGCTGGATCTCGACCGGTTCAAGCAGGTCAACGATACGCTGGGCCACCCGGTTGGCGACGAACTTCTCAAGCAGGTCGCGCAGCGACTCGAACGCGCGGTGGCCAAGCGCGGGCAGGTCGGCCGACTCGGCGGGGACGAATTCAAGGTCATCGTGCCCACCCGCGTGGGACGCAAGGTTCTGGCGGAACTGGGCCAGGAGATCATCCACTCCCTGTCGCAGCCCTATTCGATCGACGGCAACCGCGTGACCATCGGCGCGAGCGTCGGCATCGCCCTGTCGCCCGATCACGGCACCACGAGCGAGGAACTGATCCGCAACGCCGACCTCGCCCTTTACGCGGCAAAGGACGGCGGGCGCGGGCGATACCATTTCTACGCCACCGACCTGCACGCCGATGCCGAGGCGCGAGCCGAGATGGAAGGCGATCTGCGCGACGCCATCGCCAAGGGTGAATTGCAACTGTTCTATCAACCCGTGGTCGCCAGCGCGAGCGAGCAGATCGCCGGGTTCGAGGCGCTGATGCGCTGGCATCATCCGGTAAAGGGGTGGATCCCGCCGAACCTGTTCATCGAAAGCGCCGAAGAAACTGGCCTGATCCAGCAGATGGGCGACTGGGCGTTGCGGCAGGCCTGCGAAGATGTCGCCAACTGGCCCGAAAGCGTGCGCGTGGCGGTGAACGTATCGCCCATCCAGTTTTCGAACCCGCAATTGCCGGCCATCGTCACCGGCGCCGTATCGCGCGCGGGGATCGATCCATCGCGGCTGGAGCTGGAAATTACCGAGAGCGTGTTCCTGAACGACGATGCGGGCACCGACGCGATGTTCGCAGCGCTGAAGGGCATCGGCGTGCGTCTGGCGCTCGACGATTTCGGTACCGGATATTCCTCGCTCGGCTATCTGAAGAAGGCGCCGTTCGACAAGATCAAGATCGACCAGAGCTTCGTGCGCGGGGCGACGGAGGAGGGCAGCCGCAACCGCGCCATCATCGCCTCGATCACCAGCCTGGCCCATGCCCTGGGCATGGATACGACGGCGGAGGGCGTGGAGACGCTGGACGAGCTGGATCTGGTGCGGATGCACGGATGCAGTCACGTGCAGGGCTTCATCTACGAACGACCGCTGAGTTTCGACAAGGCCAGCGAGTTGCTTTCCTCGGGTCTCGCCGCCGTGGCGCGCGGACCACAATCCTCGCGGGCGCCGCGCAACACGATGCTGCGCAAGGTGGTGCTCGACCACCAGGGGCAACTCTACAACGGCACCATCCGCAACCTTTCCGTCACCGGCGCGCTGATCGAAGGGCTTTGGAACGTGCCCAAGGGGACCATCTTCAAAGTCCATATCTCCCAGGAACATGCCGTTACCTGCACGGCCCGCTGGAGCGAGGACGATCGGATGGGCGTGGAGTTCGCTGTTCCCCTGTCGCGGGACCACAAGGGCGGCATCGCCGCGATCCAGCTTCCGGCCGCCCTCCAGGCACAGGCGCAAAACGTGGAGCCGGCCCGCGCGCAGGCATGA
- a CDS encoding FAD-dependent oxidoreductase, producing the protein MRHIAIIGSGPAGYYTAEAAQKAFANDVRIDIFDTLPVPYGLIRTGVAPDHQSIKGVARRYEKVALTDNVRFVGNLTIGKDISIEELRELYDAVVLATGAPKDRSLDIPGSDLANVFGSAAFVGWYNGHPQFAGLDPDLSGDTAVVIGMGNVALDVARILAKTTREFEGSDIVGHAWDALKASRIKRIVILGRRGPHQISMTPKELGELGELERAVPRVDPADLPADEEDALLEPGLRKSVALVRQFADIAEHVRAQKRIVIEFAFFAQPKAFEGENRIEAIEVERTVIEKGRAIGTGQTKRIPAQLAVTCIGYRTAPIPGVPFDERQGRFANEDGRILPGLYCVGWARRGPSGTIGTNRPDGYALVDKIAEDMEAGAFGPARRKGREGFDALAAERGLDIVTFRDWKRIEEAEEAAAREGAPREKFVDIEAMIRARD; encoded by the coding sequence GTGCGACACATTGCCATCATCGGATCAGGGCCGGCAGGCTATTACACGGCGGAAGCGGCGCAAAAGGCGTTCGCTAACGACGTGCGCATCGACATTTTCGATACGCTTCCCGTCCCCTATGGCCTGATCCGCACCGGCGTCGCGCCCGATCACCAGTCGATCAAGGGTGTCGCTCGCCGATACGAGAAAGTGGCGCTGACGGACAATGTCCGCTTCGTCGGCAATCTCACCATCGGGAAGGATATCTCGATCGAGGAGTTGCGCGAGCTTTACGACGCGGTGGTCCTCGCAACCGGCGCGCCGAAGGACAGGTCGCTCGATATCCCCGGAAGCGATCTCGCCAACGTGTTCGGCAGCGCGGCCTTCGTGGGCTGGTACAACGGCCATCCGCAATTCGCCGGCCTCGACCCCGATCTCTCGGGCGATACCGCGGTGGTGATCGGAATGGGCAACGTCGCCCTCGACGTCGCGCGCATTCTCGCCAAGACCACGCGCGAGTTCGAGGGAAGCGACATCGTCGGACATGCCTGGGACGCGCTGAAGGCCTCGCGGATCAAGCGCATCGTGATCCTCGGGCGGCGCGGGCCGCACCAGATCAGCATGACGCCCAAGGAACTGGGCGAGCTGGGGGAGCTGGAGCGTGCCGTTCCTCGGGTCGATCCGGCAGACCTCCCGGCAGACGAGGAGGATGCGCTGCTCGAACCCGGTCTGCGCAAGTCGGTCGCTCTCGTCCGCCAGTTCGCCGACATTGCCGAACACGTTCGCGCGCAAAAGCGTATCGTTATCGAGTTCGCCTTCTTCGCCCAGCCGAAGGCGTTCGAAGGCGAGAACCGGATCGAGGCGATCGAGGTCGAACGCACCGTCATCGAGAAGGGGCGAGCCATCGGAACAGGGCAGACCAAGCGCATTCCGGCGCAACTCGCCGTTACCTGCATCGGCTATCGCACCGCGCCGATACCGGGTGTTCCGTTCGACGAGCGGCAGGGCCGCTTTGCCAACGAGGACGGACGCATCCTGCCCGGCCTCTACTGCGTCGGCTGGGCCCGGCGCGGACCGTCGGGCACCATCGGCACCAACCGCCCGGACGGATATGCGCTGGTCGACAAGATCGCCGAGGACATGGAGGCAGGCGCATTCGGTCCGGCCCGTCGCAAGGGGCGCGAAGGCTTCGATGCGCTGGCAGCCGAACGCGGTCTCGACATCGTGACCTTCCGCGACTGGAAGCGGATCGAGGAAGCGGAGGAGGCCGCCGCGCGCGAGGGCGCCCCGCGCGAGAAGTTCGTCGATATCGAGGCGATGATCCGGGCGCGCGACTAG
- the dnaN gene encoding DNA polymerase III subunit beta, whose protein sequence is MKATIERAKLLRCLSHVQSVVERRNTIPILSNVLIEADESGRIKVMATDLDLQVVESLEANTVGDAGAITVSAHLLFDIARKLPDGSEIALETSENRMVVKAGRSRFQLPTLPRDDFPVIVEGDLPTSFELPAATLAELIDRTRFAISTEETRYYLNGIFLHVAEDDKPVLKAAATDGHRLARFTLDRPAGADGMPDVIVPRKAVGELRKLLEEAMEGNVAIDLSPSKIRFTLGGEGGVVLTSKLIDGTFPDYSRVIPTGNDKLLKVDPKTFFAGVDRVATIATEKTRAVKMGLDSDRVTLTVTSPDNGNATEEVPGEYSAEALEIGFNASYLKDILHQIDSDTVELHFADAGAPTLIRKDESSPALYVLMPMRV, encoded by the coding sequence ATGAAGGCCACCATCGAACGCGCCAAGCTGCTGCGTTGCCTGTCCCACGTTCAGTCGGTGGTGGAGCGCCGCAACACCATCCCCATCCTTTCCAACGTCCTGATCGAGGCGGACGAGAGCGGGCGGATCAAGGTGATGGCGACCGATCTCGATCTGCAGGTCGTGGAAAGCCTCGAAGCAAACACGGTCGGGGATGCGGGCGCCATCACCGTATCGGCGCACCTGTTGTTCGACATTGCCCGCAAGCTCCCCGATGGCAGCGAGATCGCTCTCGAAACGAGCGAGAACCGCATGGTGGTCAAGGCCGGTCGCAGTCGCTTCCAATTGCCGACCCTGCCGCGCGATGATTTCCCGGTGATCGTCGAAGGCGATCTGCCGACGAGTTTCGAACTGCCGGCCGCGACGCTCGCCGAACTGATCGACCGCACCCGCTTCGCCATCTCCACCGAGGAAACGCGCTACTATCTGAACGGCATCTTCCTGCACGTGGCGGAAGACGACAAGCCGGTGCTGAAGGCCGCGGCGACCGACGGGCATCGCCTCGCCCGCTTCACGCTCGACCGGCCCGCGGGGGCCGACGGAATGCCCGACGTGATCGTGCCGCGAAAGGCGGTGGGGGAACTGCGCAAGCTGCTGGAAGAAGCGATGGAGGGCAATGTCGCCATCGACCTGTCGCCCTCCAAGATCCGCTTCACGCTTGGCGGGGAGGGCGGCGTCGTCCTCACCAGCAAGCTGATCGACGGAACCTTTCCCGATTACAGCCGCGTCATCCCGACGGGCAACGACAAGTTGCTGAAGGTCGATCCCAAGACCTTCTTCGCCGGCGTGGACCGCGTGGCGACCATTGCCACGGAAAAGACGCGCGCGGTCAAGATGGGGCTGGATAGCGACAGGGTGACGCTGACCGTCACCAGCCCCGACAACGGCAACGCGACCGAGGAAGTGCCCGGCGAATACAGCGCCGAAGCGCTGGAGATCGGCTTCAACGCCAGCTATCTGAAGGACATCCTTCACCAGATCGACAGCGATACGGTGGAACTCCACTTCGCCGACGCGGGCGCGCCAACGCTGATCCGCAAGGATGAATCCAGCCCGGCGCTCTACGTGCTGATGCCGATGCGGGTGTGA
- the fabG gene encoding 3-oxoacyl-[acyl-carrier-protein] reductase, whose protein sequence is MFDLSGMTALVTGASGGIGSSIARALAGQGARLALSGSNPGKLRSFREELIEEVGGDHVEITCDLSNTTQVEELVPAAIDTLGGLDILVNNAGITRDNLLMRMKDEEWDDVIKVNLEAAFRLMRASARPMMKARFGRVINITSVVGATGNPGQMNYTAAKAGLVGMSRSMAQELAARGITVNCVAPGFIRSAMTHDLDDRQKDTINARIPMGRMGDGDDIGAAVTYLASKEAGYVTGQVLHVNGGMAMLG, encoded by the coding sequence ATGTTCGACCTTTCCGGAATGACCGCGCTGGTGACGGGTGCCAGCGGCGGCATCGGCTCCTCCATCGCCAGAGCGCTGGCGGGGCAGGGCGCGCGGCTGGCCCTGTCCGGTTCCAACCCGGGCAAGCTGCGTTCCTTTCGCGAGGAACTGATCGAGGAGGTCGGCGGCGACCATGTGGAAATCACCTGCGACCTGTCGAACACCACGCAGGTCGAGGAACTGGTGCCCGCCGCGATCGATACGCTGGGCGGGCTCGATATCCTCGTCAACAATGCCGGCATCACCCGCGACAACCTGCTGATGCGGATGAAGGACGAGGAGTGGGACGATGTCATCAAGGTCAATCTCGAGGCGGCCTTCCGCCTGATGCGCGCCAGCGCGCGGCCGATGATGAAGGCCCGCTTCGGTCGCGTCATCAACATCACCAGCGTAGTGGGCGCCACCGGCAATCCCGGACAGATGAACTACACCGCCGCGAAGGCCGGCCTCGTCGGCATGTCGCGCTCGATGGCTCAGGAACTCGCCGCGCGCGGGATCACCGTGAACTGCGTCGCTCCGGGCTTCATTCGTTCCGCCATGACGCACGATCTCGACGATCGGCAGAAGGACACCATCAACGCCCGCATCCCGATGGGCCGCATGGGCGATGGCGACGATATCGGCGCGGCGGTGACCTACCTTGCATCGAAGGAAGCGGGCTACGTGACCGGGCAGGTGCTTCACGTGAACGGCGGCATGGCGATGCTGGGGTAG
- the fabD gene encoding ACP S-malonyltransferase translates to MIGFVFPGQGSQKVGMGTELAEASNVARDVFAEVDDALSQKLGQLMAEGPESELTMTTNAQPAIMANSMAVVRVLEDGGVDIAQKGEAVAGHSLGEYSALASVGAFSLTDTAKLLRTRGIAMQDAVPIGLGAMCALLGADLEKAQALAEAAAEGQVCEVANDNDPGQVVLSGHMEAINRAVEMAKEFGVKKAVKLPVSAPFHCTLMQPAAQRMQFALNDTPPNAFRLPVYANVTARAVTDAATEKDLLIQQITGRVRWRESVLEMHQAGIDHFVELGGKVLGPMIRKIVPEVTVTSVVGMEDIETLAKDIG, encoded by the coding sequence ATGATCGGATTCGTTTTTCCCGGACAGGGCAGCCAGAAAGTCGGCATGGGCACCGAACTCGCCGAAGCCAGCAACGTCGCGCGCGACGTCTTCGCCGAAGTCGACGATGCCCTGTCGCAGAAGCTGGGACAGCTCATGGCAGAGGGGCCCGAATCCGAGCTGACGATGACGACCAACGCCCAGCCCGCCATCATGGCCAATTCGATGGCGGTCGTGCGCGTGCTGGAGGACGGCGGCGTCGACATCGCACAGAAGGGGGAAGCGGTCGCCGGTCACTCGCTGGGCGAATACAGCGCGCTCGCCAGCGTCGGCGCCTTCAGCCTCACCGATACCGCCAAGCTGCTGCGCACGCGCGGCATCGCCATGCAGGACGCGGTCCCCATCGGCCTGGGCGCGATGTGCGCGTTGCTCGGAGCCGATCTCGAAAAGGCGCAGGCGCTGGCCGAGGCGGCCGCGGAAGGGCAGGTATGCGAGGTCGCCAATGACAACGATCCCGGCCAGGTCGTGCTCTCCGGCCACATGGAAGCGATCAACCGCGCGGTGGAGATGGCAAAGGAGTTCGGCGTCAAGAAGGCGGTGAAGCTGCCGGTTTCCGCCCCCTTCCACTGCACGCTGATGCAGCCCGCCGCCCAGCGCATGCAATTCGCGCTGAACGATACGCCGCCCAACGCCTTCCGCCTGCCGGTCTATGCCAATGTCACGGCAAGGGCCGTGACCGATGCCGCGACGGAGAAGGATCTGCTGATCCAGCAGATCACCGGCCGCGTGCGCTGGCGCGAGAGCGTGCTGGAGATGCACCAGGCCGGCATCGACCACTTCGTCGAACTGGGCGGCAAGGTGCTTGGTCCGATGATCCGCAAGATCGTGCCCGAAGTGACCGTCACCAGCGTCGTCGGCATGGAGGACATCGAAACGCTCGCCAAGGACATCGGGTAA
- a CDS encoding LD-carboxypeptidase, which yields MTTRIAICCPGKPLRRARAERVEELAAAEFPAAELVFHPQCFLETGHFAGDDATRRDAFVDLANDPANDAVWFGMGGYGACRIAAEAMTRLGEAAREKVYVGYSDAGTMLGALYRHGIGRPVHGPLLGDIKREGGADAMRRVLRLLTGAAVPLEAGLDERPAAAFNLMTLAMLVGTDLMPDLAGHVVLVEEVAEHLYAVDRLFFHVTQHLSGVAGLRLGRITAVPENDRPFGMEADEIARHWCAKAGIPYLGRADIGHDAANALVPFGRASAVAEGASEA from the coding sequence ATGACCACCCGCATCGCCATCTGCTGCCCCGGAAAACCGCTTCGCCGCGCCCGGGCGGAGCGTGTCGAGGAGCTGGCGGCGGCGGAGTTCCCCGCCGCAGAGCTCGTCTTCCATCCGCAATGCTTCCTTGAGACCGGTCATTTCGCGGGCGACGATGCGACGCGCCGCGATGCCTTCGTCGATCTCGCCAACGATCCCGCCAACGACGCGGTGTGGTTCGGAATGGGCGGATATGGCGCTTGCCGCATCGCAGCGGAGGCCATGACCCGGCTCGGCGAGGCAGCGCGGGAGAAGGTCTATGTCGGCTATTCCGATGCGGGCACCATGCTCGGCGCGCTCTACCGCCACGGTATCGGCCGCCCCGTCCACGGCCCGCTGCTCGGCGATATCAAGCGCGAGGGCGGCGCGGATGCGATGCGCCGGGTGCTGCGCCTTCTCACCGGCGCGGCGGTGCCGCTAGAGGCCGGCCTGGACGAGCGGCCCGCGGCGGCGTTCAACCTGATGACCCTCGCCATGCTCGTCGGCACCGACCTGATGCCCGACCTCGCCGGGCACGTCGTGCTGGTGGAAGAGGTGGCCGAGCATCTCTACGCGGTGGACCGCCTGTTCTTCCATGTGACCCAGCATCTGTCCGGGGTGGCCGGCCTTCGCCTTGGCCGCATCACCGCCGTGCCGGAAAACGACCGGCCCTTCGGCATGGAAGCGGATGAAATCGCCCGGCACTGGTGCGCGAAAGCGGGCATTCCCTATCTCGGCCGGGCCGATATCGGGCACGATGCGGCCAATGCGCTCGTCCCCTTCGGCAGGGCGTCGGCGGTTGCGGAGGGGGCATCGGAGGCATAG